CTTTCTTGAATTCAGCTACTAAATAATCCATAATTTTTTGGTCAAAGTCGTCGCCACCTAAATGGTTGTCACCCGCTGTTGATAATACATCAAAGACGCCATCACCTAATTCTAAGATAGAAACGTCGAATGTCCCACCACCTAAGTCGAATACTAAGACTTTTTCTTCTGCATCTGTTTTATCTAAACCATAAGCTAATGCAGCAGCAGTTGGTTCGTTAACAATACGTTCTACTTCTAAACCTGCGATACGACCAGCATCTTTCGTTGCTTGACGTTGTGCATCGTTGAAGTATGCTGGTACAGTAATAACTGCTTTTTCAACTTTTTCGCCTAAGTAATCTTCAGCAAATCCTTTTAAATATTGTAAAATCATTGCAGAAATTTCTTGAGGTGTGTAATCTTTGTCACCCATTTTTTCTTTGTGTGACTCGCCCATATAACGTTTGATTGAGCTAATAGTATTTGGGTTGGTTACTGCTTGACGTTTTGCAACTTCCCCTACTTGAATTTCATCATTTTTAAATGCAACTACTGAAGGTGTTGTACGGTTACCCTCTGGGTTTGGAATAATCTTCGCTTCGCCACCTTCTAATACGGCAACTGCTGAGTTTGTAGTTCCTAAGTCAATACCAATAATTTTAGCCATAATAATTTTTCTCCTTTATTCTTTGATTCTGGTTCGCTTGGGTTGCCTTGACATCCACTTCGCATAAATGCTCAGAGTACTGACGTACTCCTGCGCTTTTTGCTCCAGTGGTTCAAGGCAGAGCACCCGCGCTCACACTATGTTGATTCTGGTTCGCTTGGGTTACCTTGACGTCCACTTCGCATAAATGCTCAGAGTACTGGCGTACTCCTGCGCTTTTTGCTCCAGTGGTTCAAGGCAGAGCACCCTTGCTCACACTATGTTTTTATTCTGCGACGATGACCATTGCTGGTCTTAATACTCGTTCATGTAATATATAGCCTTTTTGTAAAACATTTAATACTGTCTCACTTGCTTGTCCATCTGTAGCTGGCATTACACTGACTGCTTGATGGAAATTCGGATCAAATGGTTGCCCAATCGGATCAATAACTACGATATTTTCACGTTCAAAAGTCGTTTTCAACTGTGACATGACCATTTCAACACCTTTTTTTAATGCTGCAGCATCTTCAGATGTTGTCTCTGCTTGCAATGCCCGTTCAAGGTTATCAACCACTTCTAACAAATCACTCGCAAGTTTTTGTGAACGGAACTTCGCAGCATCTTGGCGCTCTTTAGCATTAATCCGTTGCATGTTGGCAATTTCAGCTTGTAAACGTAAAATACGTTCTTCCAATACTTCTTTTTCTGCCTCTAATGCCTTCACTGGGTCCACCGTCTCTTCGGTTGTTTCAGTGTCTTCAGCTTCGTTCACTGCTTCCTCTTCCACTTCTTCTTCAGTTTCAGTAGTTTGTGAATTAACTTCCTCTACTGATTCTTTTCGAACTTCTGTTTCCTTCGTTTCTTCAGTCAACACAACCCCTCCTTTATTCTAAATTGCTAATACCTGGATAATTCTACTAATAATTGATTCATGTGTTGAATCACTACCGGATACGACATTGTTGCGGGTCCAATAAGACCAAAACTAACAAGATGGCTTCCAATTTTTATTTTCGCCGTTATAATACTTAAATTCTTATAATGATACGGTGCATATTGGAAATCAAAAATAACATCTAAGCCTTTTTTGGCATTGGCTAAAAATTTAAACCAATCCTCATTGCCATCAAGTAAATCAAATAAGTTTTTCCATGCCTGTATCGGCATTTGCGTGTCAATGATATCAAATAAATGATTTTTCCCAACAGCATAATAATCACTGGCATCATATGCGTCTAAAGCTTGTTTAATAAGTGGTGCAAAATTCAACTGCATTGATACTGCCTGTTGAATTCTAAGCGGAAATGTTAACTGCATACGCGGATAAATTTCAGCTAAGGTTAAATCACACAATTCATCTTGAACCATTGCCTCAATCTTATGAATGGCTGATTCATCCAGTGGTTGCGGTGTCTGAAATAATTGACTTTCTACCCGATTATGATCCGTAATAATCGACGCAATCACTTGCGTATCACTTACCTTGGATAGCTTGAAATCGCGCATTCTACGAAATTTTTCATTAGTGACATAGGCAACAGTGGTATATCCGGTTAATTTGGATAAACGCTCTGTGGCATAATTAACCAATTCTTGAATATCATAAAAACGCTCTTTCATCATCGGCGCAATCAATGCATGGCTCGATTCACGCTCTTCATTAAAGTGTTGAATCAGTTGATTGATATAGAAACGATAGCCTTCAAACGAAGGAATTCGCCCGCTTGAACTATGAGCCTTCATTAAATAACCCAATTGTTCCAATGCTACCATATCGTTACGAATCGTTGCTGGACTCACATTTAATACACTTTTTTGTAATAAGGTGCGTGAACCAATCGGTTCTTCCGTCTCACCGTATAATTTTACAATCAATTGTAAAATCTGTTCTTGTCTTGGTGTTAAATCCATTTATTTGTCTCACCTCACTTATTAGCACTTGAATAGTTAGAGTGCTAACTTAACTATATCTTACACCCTTATGACGAACTTGTCAACACTTTAAACAAAAAAATTAGCACTCTTTTATCCAGAGTGCTAAATCATTGTTTTTTATTTGTTTCCCTCAAGTGTTGTCGGGGTACTCACAATAATCTTTTCAACATCTTATACGTCCCCCACAAGATGCCGGAGAGCCTTCTTATGGTTCGCTGACACTTCCTGCCGTCAAAGCGGGGTTTTCTACCGCTTCTGCATCAATGAAAAAGGTAAATCCTTCCCCTGTCACTTGATGAATATCCGCAACAGTTACAAATGCTTTTGAATCAATTTCATGAATAATTTTCTGCAATGTCAGTAATTGACGTTGGTTGATAACAATATAGATAATGTGTTTTTCATGCTTTGTATAAAAGCCATAGCCATTCATAATCGTCACACCACGGTCTAATTTCTTCGTTAATCGTGTGGCTATCTCTTCATGATGATCAGAGATAATGGTGACAGCTTTTCTCGGATTTGAACCTTCTAATATAAACGACAATGTCTGACTCGTCACTAACAATGTTCCGATTGTTAATACTCCTTTTTCCAGACCAATAACAAATGTCAATGGAATTAAAATCAATACATCTAATATTAGAAAAGCACGCGATACGCTAATGCCTAAATATTTATTCATAATCAAGGCAATAATATCAGTACCCGCAGTTGTCCCATTACCTAAAATCACAATCCCAATACCTAATCCAATGAGAAAACCTGCAACTAATGGTGCAACTAACGTATTTTCTGGGACAAATGTCCCGATATTTACATATTGTAAAAATAATGACATCGCGACAATGGATAGAAGGGTATAAATAATCGTTCGTTTTTCTAAATATGTCCACCCAACAATTAGCAAAATGGTATTTGCAATAAAACTAACCACTGCATTATTCCAACCAAATACATAGAGAAAGAAAAGTGAAAATCCAGTAATACCTCCCTCACCCAATTGGTTTGGTATCACTACAGCGTTAATAGCAATCGCAAAAATCAAATTACCTAACAGCACTAGTAGTATAGAAATCACAATTTCTCGTATTCTTTTGTTCTTCATGACACCCGCCTCCTTTTTACGGCTCTAAGTTACTGAAACGGCTCTCCTCCAAAACGCTTTCCTGTGTGTGACACACGTCGATGATTTCCTCCAGTGCTCCATTTTAACACACACAAATATGTTATTTCATTGTTAATGTACCTAATAAATCGCGAAAAACGGTATCTGCTAAAAATAAACCTCTTGTCGTCAAACGAACATTATCCTCTTCGATTACAAGTAGCCCCAATGCTGTTTGCTCTTCAAAAAACGTTTGAAATAACGTTAACGCATTCTGATTAAAGCGCTGGTTAAAATCGGATAAACGAAAACCATTTGTGGTACGTAGCGCCAGGAATAAATACTCTTCCATTTGGTCAGCGACTGATAAAGGCAATTCATTAACAACTGGTTTTTGATTTGCTTCTATCGCACGTAAAAAATGATGCACAGGTCCACTATTATAGTAGCGAACACCATCAACAAATCCATGTGCTCCGGCACCAAAACCGTAATACGGCACATATTGCCAATATTTCAAATTATGGCGCGACTCAAACCCTGGTCGAGCAAAATTACTCACTTCATATTGTTCAATACCTGAGTCGTGCAAGCGACGAATGGCTAATTCAAACATATCCGCATCAACATCTTCTGATGGTAATAGCAACTTTCCTTCGCGTTGTAGTTGCTGAAACAAAGTCTGATTTTCAATAATGAGTGAATAGAGAGAATAATGCGGTAAGTCCAATGTTAGTGCTTTTGTCAAACTCTCATTAAAATCTTCCATCGTCTGCTCCGGTAATCGGAAAATAAGATCAATACTTAAATTCGTAATACCCGCTTCTCGTAACCACTCAATACTTTGATAGATATGCTTTTCACGGTGGTTGCGCCCAATTTTACGTAATAGGCGATCATTGAATGACTGCACACCCATACTCACCCGATTGACACCGAACTGAGCCAATAATTGGCATTTTTCAAATGTCAACTCACCCGGATTAATCTCAAATGTATACTCAGTCTTGTCATCATACGGTAAATAGTGTTGAATACTGGTTAATAACTGCGTCAATTCGTCAATATTTAAGCAACTCGGTGTCCCACCACCCACATAAATCGTATCAAAACATTCTTGGTGATTTTGTAAATACATTGAAAATTCATGTTCCAAACCAGTTAAATAACGCCCAACCGGTTGTCCATCATAAAAATATTTATTAAACGCACAGTAATGACATATTTTCTTACAAAATGGAATATGTATATAGGCTGCATTAACCGACTCCATTTTGTTCACCATAACCATTTCGTTCGAAATATTCCCTCGTTTGTAATAAATCCGCATCAAGTTGGGCAACTAAGCCATCAATACCTGAAAACTTCATTTCATTTCGTAAATAAGATAACCACTCTACACGGACATGATAACCATAAATATCACGGTCAAAATCTAAAATATATACTTCACAGGTTTTCCGTCGGTTTGCTTCAAACGTTATATTATAGCCTATCGATGCCATTCCTTGGTACCAAGTGCCATCGACAAATATTCTAACAACATAGACGCCAACACTCGGCAAAACTTCTTGTGGATTGATTTGTACATTAGCTGTCGGATAGCCAATCGTACGACCACGCTTATCTCCATGCACTACTACACCAGAGGTCTGATAAGCATAACCTAACTCTCGATTAGCATTCTCAATATGATTTGTTTCAATTAACGTTTTGATATTACTAGAACCAACTTTTTGTTCATCCACAATCAACTCTGGCACTTCAATCACGTCAAAACGCTCTTTAGCATGTACGGGTAATGTTTCCATATTGGCTAACGCTTTTTTACCATATGTATAATCAAAACCTGCTACCACAGCAATCGCATTTAATCCAACAATATAATCATCGACAAAGGATTGGGGGGATTGCTTTCCAAAATCTAATGTATAATCCACTAAAAATAAATAATCAACAGCTAACGCTCTCAGCAATTCTAGTTTACGCTCTAACAAAGTTAAATATTGTACATCTTCTGCTTGTAAATTGCGGTACAAAATCTTTGGATGTTGATTAAAGGTCATAACAGCTAACGGCACACCGCGTTTTTGCGCTTCTTCTTTAGCGCGACGAATCACCGCTTGGTGCCCGCGATGAACACCATCAAAGAATCCCAATGCTAATACAATTTTTTGTTTCGGTATTTGTTCTTTATGATATGGGTGCTGTAATCGAATGATTTCCACTACATTATCCCTACTTTCTTTCTTCATTTTCTGATAATACAAACATTCTTAATGGTTTTATGAAGCCAGATCTTCCTGGATGCGGCTGATAAATCGCTTTAACCACATCCTTATAAAATACGGCAACTGGCTCTGTAACTATCTGTCCAAAATAATCCGCTGGTACCACACTTCCATTTTTTATAATGTCAAATTGAGCCATTGATAAATCAATACGCGGAAAATTAGATAATGCTGCTTCAATTGAATAGATATATTGGTCAATAGTCTGATTATCAATCGCTAACGCTACTTGTTCGAGGGTTAGCGCCATTTGCGCATCAAAACCACCAGTAGCTTGTCGAATTAGTTGTGACATATGACTCGCATAACCTAATGCTTCACCTAAATCTACGGCTAAAGTCCGTACATACGTTCCTTTGCCACACACAACACGAAATTGCCACGATTGTAATTGAGTAGTCGCATCGTATTTCGGTTCGTTAATCCGTTCAAATGAATGGATGACTGCCTGACGTACTGGACGTTCGACCGTTTCACCTTGTCGTGCATACTCGTATAATCGCCGACCATTAACTTTGACAGCAGAATAATACGGTGGAATTTGTTGGATAATACCCACAAACGACTGCATCTTTTCATCAATCGTCCTCGTGTCAACAGGTGTTAAAACTGGTGTGTTTAAGACAACAGCTCCGCTGCTGTCCTCAGTCTCTGTCGAAAAACCTAGTGTAATTTCGCCAACGTATTCTTTTTGTCCGTCCATCAATAATTCAACAAGTTTCGTTGCTTCACCTAAACAAATTAATAACACACCTTCAACATCGGGATCTAATGTGCCAGTGTGTCCGATTCGTTTCATTTTTAATAATTTTCGCAGCTGGAAAACTACGTCGTGACTCGTCATCCCCTTTTCTTTCCAAATCGGCAATAAACCTCGCATACGATTCCCTCTCTCCATCTTTGGCCTTCTATTTCCGCTAAAAAGCACAACGGAAATTCCCTTACAAATCAATATTATAACAAAAATCACTTGAAGTAACTAGCATTTTAATAGGATGAGATTCTTTTCGTTCCAGCTTTCATCCTTCTGTTTTTTATTGATGGAGACATTCTTGTTCATACTGTTTTAATGCATATTCCATTAAAAATTTGGTTAATTCTTCAAAAAATAGTTTAAGCATTGCTTCAAAACTAAATAATGCCTCACTTCTCTTTAAAATCGATAGACTTTGTGTTATAATTGTTTGCATAGAGAACCTCTTCTTTCTTATGGTCTGATAACTTTAAGAATTAGGTTCTCTTCTTTTTTTGCAAGAGATTTATTTAATTTGAGTATTTTCGAGTACTATTTTACACATAGAATAGGATGCCTACAGACACTAATGTTTAACTCTATGTAAATGATGTTGGTGACCCTTTATTAACCGATAGAAAAAATGATACCGCCATCAATATTGCCCACACAAAAATAGCTAGCTATACAACATCTAGTATAGCTAACTACATAAAAATTATTCTTCATCCAACATTTTCAAACGTGCTGGGTATAGACTAATCACTTGCCCCAAAGGAGTTACGTCCTGAATAGCTGAACCATTTGATAGACGATCACTAATTGGTGTATCAAATGCTTTTACTTCAAGTGTTTTTCCGGTATCACCTAAAATAATAATCGGAATATTTCCTTTATTCAGAGCAATTACTTGTATAAAGCGATGCGGATTAGCTTTTAATTCTTTTAACAATAAATGACCGCGACTGCTACGATTGGATACTTTCGATATTACATCCACATAAAATCGTTTCAAATGTGCACGTTGAGTCAATGCTAATAACTGTGGACGTTCAATGGCTGTATCAACCAATAATGACGCAATCACAACATCATCATCTTTTAGCTTAATCGCCACGACCCCTTGCGCCTTTGTGCCACTCACTGGCACTTCACTTAAATCATAGCGCACACCATAACTGCGCTCAGTAATCACAATCACTTCATAGGTCATACCAGGTTTCGCCTTGGTTACCGCTATCACAGCATCTTGTTTATCTTTCAACTTCATTGCTGTCGCTGTTTTCGTTTTATAACTACGGTAAGTAGTGAATTGATCTAAGGTCGTTTGTTTAATCATACCTTTCCGCGTCGTCATCACTAAAGTCGGATTATTATCGCCTGATAAGGTTGACGGATCCATGACCGATTTAAAGGCTGCAATTAACTGTTCACCGTCTTCCAATCGATAATTCGTCGACAAATGCATTCCCATATCTTTCCAACGAATATCTGGTAATTCATGTACCGGTAAATGAATATAATTACCCTTATTCGTGACTAAAACAATCGCATCATGCGTACTCATTTCTTGGACAAAGATTGGGTAATCTAATTCACGACTACCTAAATCTTGGGCATCCGACGCAGTAAACGAACGAACACTTGTTCGCTTGATATATCCTTCTTTTGTAACTGATACATACACCTGTTCATCCGGAATCAACACACTCGTTTCAACCGTAATCTCTTCAACTTCGGCTTGCACGCGCGTTCGGCGCGGTGATTGATACCGTTTTTTTATATCTTTCAACTCATTCGCTAACACTTTTTTCAATGTATCTTCATTATTCAAAATATTTTGATACATTAAAATACGTTCATTCAACTCCAATTTTTCATTTTGCAAAGCTTCAATATCCGTATTAGTTAAACGATACAATTGTAAATTCACAATTGACTCTGATTGTTCTGGTGAAAATTCAAATTCACGTTCCAGATTGCGTTTTGCGTCAGCTTTATTTTCACTCGCACGAATCAATGCAATCACTTCATCTAGGATGGAGACAACACGTATCAAACCATCAACAATATGTAGACGCTTCTTATCTGCTGCTAGCATATGTTCCGTACGTTTTGTCAACACTTCTTTTTGATGCTCTAAATATGCTTCTAACATTTGCATCAAGCCCACTACCATTGGACGTCGTTCATGAATCGCCACCATA
The genomic region above belongs to Aerococcaceae bacterium zg-1292 and contains:
- the truB gene encoding tRNA pseudouridine(55) synthase TruB, which codes for MRGLLPIWKEKGMTSHDVVFQLRKLLKMKRIGHTGTLDPDVEGVLLICLGEATKLVELLMDGQKEYVGEITLGFSTETEDSSGAVVLNTPVLTPVDTRTIDEKMQSFVGIIQQIPPYYSAVKVNGRRLYEYARQGETVERPVRQAVIHSFERINEPKYDATTQLQSWQFRVVCGKGTYVRTLAVDLGEALGYASHMSQLIRQATGGFDAQMALTLEQVALAIDNQTIDQYIYSIEAALSNFPRIDLSMAQFDIIKNGSVVPADYFGQIVTEPVAVFYKDVVKAIYQPHPGRSGFIKPLRMFVLSENEERK
- a CDS encoding oxygen-independent coproporphyrinogen III oxidase translates to MESVNAAYIHIPFCKKICHYCAFNKYFYDGQPVGRYLTGLEHEFSMYLQNHQECFDTIYVGGGTPSCLNIDELTQLLTSIQHYLPYDDKTEYTFEINPGELTFEKCQLLAQFGVNRVSMGVQSFNDRLLRKIGRNHREKHIYQSIEWLREAGITNLSIDLIFRLPEQTMEDFNESLTKALTLDLPHYSLYSLIIENQTLFQQLQREGKLLLPSEDVDADMFELAIRRLHDSGIEQYEVSNFARPGFESRHNLKYWQYVPYYGFGAGAHGFVDGVRYYNSGPVHHFLRAIEANQKPVVNELPLSVADQMEEYLFLALRTTNGFRLSDFNQRFNQNALTLFQTFFEEQTALGLLVIEEDNVRLTTRGLFLADTVFRDLLGTLTMK
- the grpE gene encoding nucleotide exchange factor GrpE translates to MLTEETKETEVRKESVEEVNSQTTETEEEVEEEAVNEAEDTETTEETVDPVKALEAEKEVLEERILRLQAEIANMQRINAKERQDAAKFRSQKLASDLLEVVDNLERALQAETTSEDAAALKKGVEMVMSQLKTTFERENIVVIDPIGQPFDPNFHQAVSVMPATDGQASETVLNVLQKGYILHERVLRPAMVIVAE
- the parC gene encoding DNA topoisomerase IV subunit A; this translates as MVEENIQELNFANVIGDRFGRYSKYIIQDRALPDIRDGLKPVQRRILYAMYMDRNTAANPYRKSAKTVGNVIGNYHPHGDSSVYEAMVRMSQDWKLRETLIDMHGNNGSMDGDPAAAMRYTEARLSPIADELLRDIQHQTVDYLLNFDDTLEEPTVLPARIPNLLVNGATGISAGYATEIPPHNLAEVIDALVYMLTHKRYQLNDILQFIQAPDFPTGAIIQGAEQIRKAYETGQGKIIVRSVTEIEQLKGNKQQIVIHEIPYEVNKAKLIQRLDDIRIQRKIEGIADVRDESDRNGVRVVIELKREVNAEGILQYLLKNTDLQVNYHFNMVAIHERRPMVVGLMQMLEAYLEHQKEVLTKRTEHMLAADKKRLHIVDGLIRVVSILDEVIALIRASENKADAKRNLEREFEFSPEQSESIVNLQLYRLTNTDIEALQNEKLELNERILMYQNILNNEDTLKKVLANELKDIKKRYQSPRRTRVQAEVEEITVETSVLIPDEQVYVSVTKEGYIKRTSVRSFTASDAQDLGSRELDYPIFVQEMSTHDAIVLVTNKGNYIHLPVHELPDIRWKDMGMHLSTNYRLEDGEQLIAAFKSVMDPSTLSGDNNPTLVMTTRKGMIKQTTLDQFTTYRSYKTKTATAMKLKDKQDAVIAVTKAKPGMTYEVIVITERSYGVRYDLSEVPVSGTKAQGVVAIKLKDDDVVIASLLVDTAIERPQLLALTQRAHLKRFYVDVISKVSNRSSRGHLLLKELKANPHRFIQVIALNKGNIPIIILGDTGKTLEVKAFDTPISDRLSNGSAIQDVTPLGQVISLYPARLKMLDEE
- the ribF gene encoding riboflavin biosynthesis protein RibF, translating into MEIIRLQHPYHKEQIPKQKIVLALGFFDGVHRGHQAVIRRAKEEAQKRGVPLAVMTFNQHPKILYRNLQAEDVQYLTLLERKLELLRALAVDYLFLVDYTLDFGKQSPQSFVDDYIVGLNAIAVVAGFDYTYGKKALANMETLPVHAKERFDVIEVPELIVDEQKVGSSNIKTLIETNHIENANRELGYAYQTSGVVVHGDKRGRTIGYPTANVQINPQEVLPSVGVYVVRIFVDGTWYQGMASIGYNITFEANRRKTCEVYILDFDRDIYGYHVRVEWLSYLRNEMKFSGIDGLVAQLDADLLQTREYFERNGYGEQNGVG
- the hrcA gene encoding heat-inducible transcription repressor HrcA; its protein translation is MDLTPRQEQILQLIVKLYGETEEPIGSRTLLQKSVLNVSPATIRNDMVALEQLGYLMKAHSSSGRIPSFEGYRFYINQLIQHFNEERESSHALIAPMMKERFYDIQELVNYATERLSKLTGYTTVAYVTNEKFRRMRDFKLSKVSDTQVIASIITDHNRVESQLFQTPQPLDESAIHKIEAMVQDELCDLTLAEIYPRMQLTFPLRIQQAVSMQLNFAPLIKQALDAYDASDYYAVGKNHLFDIIDTQMPIQAWKNLFDLLDGNEDWFKFLANAKKGLDVIFDFQYAPYHYKNLSIITAKIKIGSHLVSFGLIGPATMSYPVVIQHMNQLLVELSRY
- a CDS encoding YitT family protein, translated to MREIVISILLVLLGNLIFAIAINAVVIPNQLGEGGITGFSLFFLYVFGWNNAVVSFIANTILLIVGWTYLEKRTIIYTLLSIVAMSLFLQYVNIGTFVPENTLVAPLVAGFLIGLGIGIVILGNGTTAGTDIIALIMNKYLGISVSRAFLILDVLILIPLTFVIGLEKGVLTIGTLLVTSQTLSFILEGSNPRKAVTIISDHHEEIATRLTKKLDRGVTIMNGYGFYTKHEKHIIYIVINQRQLLTLQKIIHEIDSKAFVTVADIHQVTGEGFTFFIDAEAVENPALTAGSVSEP